Proteins from a genomic interval of Salvelinus alpinus chromosome 7, SLU_Salpinus.1, whole genome shotgun sequence:
- the LOC139580372 gene encoding inward rectifier potassium channel 16-like, whose translation MNNDYTEISPSDPSVDAYTTPLIAVKSEIGYQHKKRRYVRKDGNCNVLFRHVPEEWLMYVTDIFTTLVEIRWRVMFLIFTLSYTLSWLFFGILYWVIALANGDMRDPTNAPCMYEVRDFTAAFLFSLETQTTIGYGFRGMSENCMVAIIVVTVQDVISCFIDTFVIGIAVAEMASTRKLTQTVGFSNCAVINLRNGRLCLSWRIGDFRQHHMVEGTARAQIFRPTMHATGRVDINYKDLEIKQSDILLAIPTTIFHIIEPGTPLYRMSLEDLRKDDFELVVSFTYTDDSTGILHQTRTSYTPDEIHWGHLFQDMLNVNLKYYKVDYSMFHHTAKVLVPEVSAEEYDQIKLRRSPRHSPRHSPRHSPRHSPLHSPHPNRPSINCKPPIVTVELVNGTTEPEVHAATVATIAAVCEDQGHLCLPRNPILT comes from the coding sequence ATGAACAATGACTACACAGAGATTAGTCCCTCTGATCCCTCTGTCGACGCCTACACCACTCCCCTGATCGCCGTGAAGTCCGAGATAGGCTACCAGCACAAGAAGCGTCGCTACGTCCGCAAAGATGGCAATTGCAATGTCCTGTTCCGCCATGTTCCTGAGGAGTGGCTCATGTACGTCACCGACATCTTTACTACGCTGGTGGAGATAAGGTGGAGAGTTATGTTCCTCATCTTCACCCTCTCCTACACCCTCTCCTGGCTCTTCTTCGGCATCCTCTACTGGGTGATCGCCCTGGCTAACGGCGACATGAGGGACCCTACTAACGCCCCTTGTATGTACGAGGTGAGGGACTTCACCGCGGCTTTCCTATTCTCACTGGAGACCCAGACCACAATCGGTTATGGTTTTAGAGGGATGTCAGAGAACTGCATGGTGGCAATCATCGTCGTAACCGTGCAAGATGTCATCAGCTGTTTTATTGATACATTTGTCATCGGTATCGCTGTGGCAGAGATGGCATCGACACGGAAACTGACGCAGACGGTAGGCTTCAGCAACTGCGCTGTCATCAACTTGCGAAATGGGCGTTTGTGCCTGTCATGGAGGATCGGGGACTTCCGCCAGCACCACATGGTGGAGGGGACGGCTCGTGCTCAAATCTTCCGCCCCACCATGCACGCCACTGGGAGGGTGGACATCAACTACAAGGACCTGGAAATCAAACAGAGTGATATTCTTTTAGCCATACCAACCACCATCTTCCACATTATTGAGCCCGGTACTCCACTCTACCGCATGAGCCTGGAGGATCTTCGGAAAGACGACTTTGAGCTGGTGGTGTCCTTCACCTACACGGACGACTCAACGGGCATCCTGCACCAGACTCGCACCTCCTACACACCCGACGAGATTCACTGGGGACATCTGTTCCAAGATATGCTGAATGTAAACCTGAAATACTACAAGGTAGACTACTCCATGTTCCACCACACTGCTAAGGTCCTGGTTCCGGAGGTCAGCGCAGAAGAGTACGATCAAATTAAGCTTCGGCGTTCCCCGCGCCACTCCCCGCGCCACTCCCCGCGCCACTCCCCGCGCCACTCCCCGCTCCACTCCCCACACCCCAATCGCCCAAGCATTAATTGCAAACCCCCGATTGTGACTGTGGAACTGGTAAACGGCACCACAGAACCTGAGGTACATGCAGCCACGGTTGCTACTATCGCAGCAGTTTGCGAGGACCAAGGACATTTGTGTCTTCCAAGGAACCCCATTCTGACGTAG